The genomic region GTTTTTCATTAAGTTTCAGTTCATTAAGCACGGAGAGAGGGTATGCCCTGAACCCGCTCTGACTGTCTCCGACAGATCTCCCTGTCTGCACCCTTAACCAGAAATTTGAAAACCCCCTGCCGAAAACAGATGAGCGGGGAACATCAGCATTAGCGAAATCGCGTTTACCAACAATAATTGCATTCGGATTTTTTACAATCGCGGATAACATTTTCGGAATATCGGATGGGTCATGCTGCCCATCTGCATCAATGGTAATAATATGTGTAAACCCCATGCTGCGGGCCGTTGCAGCGCCCTTAAGAATTGCTGCCCCCTTGCCCATATTACGCTGAAGATTCACAACTGAGGCATCAAGGCCAGATAATAATCCTGAAACCTCAATATCGCTTCCATCATCCACCACAATAACATGGGGGTGAAACATCAGGGTCTTTGCTGTAACATCTCTTATGGTTTCAGGGTTATTGTAGACAGGTATCAAAACCGCTGTCTTCATTTGTGTTCTCTCTGTCATAGTTACAGTTCTGTCAATTAAATCTTTTATTGCTTTTAGCAAAGAGGAGAAATCTCCTCATGCTTAAGATAAATCGTTTCCAGCTCTCAGGAGATTTCCAGATCATGGATATATAGCTCAGAATAGTTCTTAATCTTGAAAAATGGGCCTTATAAAACCTAATAAAATAGGTTTCCAGGGTTTGAAGATCCATCCCTTCAGGTATATACATAAAATGCATGCAGTCCATTTTTTCCCACTCTTCAGTAAATCCACCTGAACGGGCAATTTTTTCATACAAAGGTGTCCCTGGAAAGGGGGTAAATTTTGCAACGTTTATCTCATCAATGGGCAGGGACCTGTAGAATGCTATACTCCTTTTAATGCTCTCAACTGTTTCACCGGGCAGTCCTATCATAAAGAGCCCCTTTGTCCTGATCCCGGCCTTTTTTATCATATGGATCTTTTCTCTCATCCGTTCAGAATTAACATTCTGTCGATGCATGGAGAGCAGTTTGTCATCACCTGATTCTATCCCGAGGCTTATCATCCAGCATCCGGCCCTTTTCATCAGAAGGAGCAGCTCCATGTCAATATGTTCGGCCCTCACGGCACAGTTGAATGTCATATTAAGGGGCCTTGTAATCATCAGCCCTGCAAAGGCCTCTACCCTTTTCCTGTTAAACGTGAACTGGTCATCATAAAAATTTATGTGCCTTATATTGAACCTCTCTTTTAAATATCTCAGGTGCTCATAGAGGTATTCAGCCGAGTTGTATCGAAAGCTCCTTTGAAACACCGACCTGTCACAGTAACTGCATGCATAAGGGCAGCCCCGGCTTGAAATACAGCTTGTGTTTGGGGATACCGGATAGTTGAAGATAGGTAGCTTGTAGGCATCGGGATACCCATCCAGTTTTGAATATGCAGGAAATGGAAGCGTATCAAGATCAAGGAGTTTTGTCCGGTATGGATTGACATGGATTTCATTTCCCGAATCCCTGTATGCAAGCCCCTCAATGTCAGCAGCATCCTCGCCGCCTGATTCTATCAGCTCCGAGAGTGTAACCTCACCCTCGCCAATAACAGAGAAATCTATTAGAGGATACCCTTCAAGTATCTTCCCCTTTAAGGCCGAGACATGGGGGCCGCCAAATACTACTTTTATTTCAGGCAGCACCTTTTTTGCCAAAGAGGCTATCCTGACACCATCATGAAAACTGGATGTTGTGCAGCTTACCCCTAAATATGCAGGCCTCTTCTCATGCAGATACCTCTGAATGAGCAGGTCTGAGTCAGGGTTTGCATAAGAATCAATAATAGCGGTTTCTGTCCCGCGCTGCTCAAGCCAGGCCGATATACTTGCCAGCCCTAATGGAGGCATAATATTGGCAAGCCTTGACACATCCTCTCTGGCTGCGCTCTTTTTATAGCCAAGGGGGTGGACAAACAGGATATTCTTATCAGGATGACCCATCTTTTAGCGCCTCTTCCTGTGTCTTTCAGATTTGCGGGTTACCTTAAGAAGCTCATCCCATAACAAACCCCTGTAACCGAATGCGTGCATGGCATCAATCATGAGTTTGCCCTTTTCAGGGGGAAAGATTAATCTCCTGTTATTTTTGGCTTCCTGCTCTATCAGCATGTTCATTTCATCGATATTTACTTCCGGAGAAAAATAATATACAGGCTCAAGCAGCTTGTCATCCGCTGATAACACACCTTCCTGAATGGCAACCTTATATAACGATGTTCCGGGAAGAACCCTTATGCCAGAGTAGATAAAGATAACCCCCTCTTCAAGTCTCCTGATATTGGCCAGCCCCTCTTTTACTGTTGCATCTGTTTCACCTGGCCCGCCGAAGATAAAAAAATAGGCGCTGGCTATGCCCTCTTTGGTGCATCCGTTGTAAAAATCAAATACATCAGAGAAGGTAAACCCCTTACCCATACATCGCAGTGTCTCATCACACCCTGCATCTGAGCCGATTTCAACGGCGTAAAGCCCTGACTGTTTAAGAATTTTAAATTCTCTTTCGCCAACCCCCTTTGGCCTGAAATAGCCTGCCCAGCGTATCTTTAAACCTGATGAGATTATTTTTTCTGTAAGTTCAATATAGAAACCATCAGGGTCATTAAAGACTGAATCTGTAAAGAAGAATGAATCCACATTGTAAACCCTTTTTGCTCTTTCAAGATCATCGATTATTTCATCATGATCGCGATATTTGAATCTCTTTCCCTCCAGGGCTGGATATACACAGTAGGAGCAGTTGTAGGGACACCCCCTCTTTGTCTGAAGATTTAACATCCCGCTCTTTCCCATATAAAAGTCTACCAGCTCTTTACCCCATAGTGGAGAGCCTGATTGGCCGTTTTGCCCCTCAATCAGACAGCCCTTAATAATCTGCGGGGAAGAATCACCCTTTTCAAGGATTTCTATAAGGTCCGCAAACTGCTGTTCACCTGACCCCACAATGCCATAGTCTGACTTTATATGGGAAAGTATCTCCTCAGGCATAATCGAAAAAGCAGAACCTCCGGAAATTACAGGGACACCGGTCTCCCCTTTGATAACCTTTATGATATGCCTTTCTATATTCAGGACCTTCAGATCACCAGCCAGGGAATCAACCTCATCAATGTTACGTATTGAAAGGCCGATAAACTCAGGAGAAAACTCTTTGATAACCTGCTTTAATTTATCATCAGGATTTTCATGCACCGAATAGTCAAACTGGCATACGCTGTGACCTCTACCTGAAAGCCCTCCAGATACCACCGCCATTCCAAGGGGATAAACAGGGTATGGATAGGAAAAGGTATTGGAAGATATCATCAGTACCTTACTCATTAGATGCCTCTTTCCCGAATGAACGTTTTTTTCTGGGGTTATATTGCCTGTAGGTGCCCTTTTCCATCTCACTCTTTACAGCCTTTTGAAAAAGAAAGCTCATTTTGAGACTGGGGCTTGTATTGTAATAGAAGGTATCCCATGCATAGTGGTACATTTTATAAAGGGTTTCCGGAGACATCTTTTTTGGCTGAAAAACCACCTTGTCACAGGTATAGTCAAGCCAGTTATTGTTGAATATCCGGCCTTCTTCAAGATACTGCTCTCGAACCGGGGAACATGGAAAAGGTGTCAGTATGGTAAATTCAGCCATATCCAGCTCCTCCTCCATCAGAAAATCAATAAGACGCTTGATATCATCCTCAGTCTGATCATCCGTGCCCAGAAGGATCGTCCCCTCCACTCCAATACCATTGTCCTTGAGGCGCCTGATTCGTTTCCTGATGCCGTCCGATGTATTTACAATGGCCTGATATACATACCAGCACCCAGCATCCTTTGCCAGCCTTAGTATCTCATCATCATCCATGATAGGATGAGATACCCATGTCTTTTTCAGGGGGGCCATTTCTGTAAATAGTTCCTTGAGCCAATCACGGTTCTGGGCAAGAGAATTATCCACGATAAAAAGCCTGTTGTTCTGTATCGTACTCATCTCTTCTATTACCTTGTCAACAGGCCTCGGACGCATTACCCGCCCGCCCAGGAATCCCACACAGCATGGAAAACAGTTGAACTTGCAGCCCCTTGACGCATGGACAAGGTCGAGCATCTTTACGCCGCGGTATGTATAAAAATCAGGATTCAGAAGCTCCCTTCGGGCAGTCCCCACAAGGCCGATATCAGGAGGGTCATCCATATAATCATAGACCTTTTTGAGTCGATTATTTTTTAGATCCTCTATTATCGGGGCAAAACGTCCTTCCACTTCACCCAGAAAAACAGAGTCACTATGTTCCATAACCTCTTTGCTGTGAAGCATTGTTGCTATTCCGCCAAATATGACAGGGATATTCATTTCACGATACCTTTCAGCTATTTCAAAGGCGCGAGGGAGCTGGGATGTAAGCATCACAGACATTGCCACAAGATCTGTTGATTTATATTCTACCTCCTGAAAGGCTTCATCAATAAAGGTTATATCAATTTCTTCCGGTACTTCCGCAGCAAAGACAATTGGTCCATGGGGTGGAAGATGGAATTCTGTCTGGCGATCCAGTTTTGGCCATTTGGGGTATATGAGTGTCAGATTCATAAGTATCCTCTGTAAAATGAACAGGCACGATGAGCGGTGCCCCTACTGTTTATGATTATTCTTCAAGCATTCTCTTACACATTCAGCTATATCATTAATAACGGTTGTATTTAATA from Desulfatiglans sp. harbors:
- a CDS encoding radical SAM protein; translation: MGHPDKNILFVHPLGYKKSAAREDVSRLANIMPPLGLASISAWLEQRGTETAIIDSYANPDSDLLIQRYLHEKRPAYLGVSCTTSSFHDGVRIASLAKKVLPEIKVVFGGPHVSALKGKILEGYPLIDFSVIGEGEVTLSELIESGGEDAADIEGLAYRDSGNEIHVNPYRTKLLDLDTLPFPAYSKLDGYPDAYKLPIFNYPVSPNTSCISSRGCPYACSYCDRSVFQRSFRYNSAEYLYEHLRYLKERFNIRHINFYDDQFTFNRKRVEAFAGLMITRPLNMTFNCAVRAEHIDMELLLLMKRAGCWMISLGIESGDDKLLSMHRQNVNSERMREKIHMIKKAGIRTKGLFMIGLPGETVESIKRSIAFYRSLPIDEINVAKFTPFPGTPLYEKIARSGGFTEEWEKMDCMHFMYIPEGMDLQTLETYFIRFYKAHFSRLRTILSYISMIWKSPESWKRFILSMRRFLLFAKSNKRFN
- a CDS encoding radical SAM protein, encoding MSKVLMISSNTFSYPYPVYPLGMAVVSGGLSGRGHSVCQFDYSVHENPDDKLKQVIKEFSPEFIGLSIRNIDEVDSLAGDLKVLNIERHIIKVIKGETGVPVISGGSAFSIMPEEILSHIKSDYGIVGSGEQQFADLIEILEKGDSSPQIIKGCLIEGQNGQSGSPLWGKELVDFYMGKSGMLNLQTKRGCPYNCSYCVYPALEGKRFKYRDHDEIIDDLERAKRVYNVDSFFFTDSVFNDPDGFYIELTEKIISSGLKIRWAGYFRPKGVGEREFKILKQSGLYAVEIGSDAGCDETLRCMGKGFTFSDVFDFYNGCTKEGIASAYFFIFGGPGETDATVKEGLANIRRLEEGVIFIYSGIRVLPGTSLYKVAIQEGVLSADDKLLEPVYYFSPEVNIDEMNMLIEQEAKNNRRLIFPPEKGKLMIDAMHAFGYRGLLWDELLKVTRKSERHRKRR
- a CDS encoding radical SAM protein, which translates into the protein MNLTLIYPKWPKLDRQTEFHLPPHGPIVFAAEVPEEIDITFIDEAFQEVEYKSTDLVAMSVMLTSQLPRAFEIAERYREMNIPVIFGGIATMLHSKEVMEHSDSVFLGEVEGRFAPIIEDLKNNRLKKVYDYMDDPPDIGLVGTARRELLNPDFYTYRGVKMLDLVHASRGCKFNCFPCCVGFLGGRVMRPRPVDKVIEEMSTIQNNRLFIVDNSLAQNRDWLKELFTEMAPLKKTWVSHPIMDDDEILRLAKDAGCWYVYQAIVNTSDGIRKRIRRLKDNGIGVEGTILLGTDDQTEDDIKRLIDFLMEEELDMAEFTILTPFPCSPVREQYLEEGRIFNNNWLDYTCDKVVFQPKKMSPETLYKMYHYAWDTFYYNTSPSLKMSFLFQKAVKSEMEKGTYRQYNPRKKRSFGKEASNE